One Triplophysa rosa linkage group LG21, Trosa_1v2, whole genome shotgun sequence DNA segment encodes these proteins:
- the LOC130545026 gene encoding teashirt homolog 2 isoform X1: MPRRKQQAPKRATAYEPDDDVSAQDSITGEEGDNDMQSEEENSEKPTSKDKDDKETDNKSSYSFQNSPVSVLSNQEVELESRLSDGSERLSDFKTSPPGSQKDTESNSLKLKDDMHSSLEKMRAAYANFLSDSYWSKIGLDLKVGNTGSKKNCDSTNGSTKNEFDWHQDALSKTLHQTLSPKPMSKPNLFSSVHLYRQNSKPCGTVFTGASRFRCKDCSAAYDTLVELTVHMNKSGHYQDNNHKKQSIASTSSSKNRKRNLQDMEGKEDAQKVLKCMFCGHSFDSLQDLSVHMIKTKHYQKVPLKEPIPIITPKLVPPAKRRGFEATRPCSPDSTTGVPGYSEAQRSSGPTNAPNNRYGYQNGASYTWQFETCKSQILKCMECGSSHDTLQQLTTHMMVTGHFIKVTNSASKKGKQLALDPLAVEKMQTLAEPTLNDLEGEKVSPKSTASGDSERGTPRETSPEKTEKHGDKHDKQDEEDRKSTDGGFKYPYLREEDLEQGSSGGGDILKSLANTVASAINKAQTGTPSWSAYPSIHAAYQLSGVIKSTSFCSSPPIQLKQSLNHKHRAIAPKGKFYQGLHALESFQSHHNSDIKKERSGASEGKESESTRFDLAENDDSDCQDDSSSSSKLDADCVSEENDTIKGKLSPAFSDRGNQSPSPPASNGHSSSSELVSDSQEVLSINPLSALQSVLNNHLGKANKPRPESIFSHRTQSIFSKLSRGLDKPRSALSTAASIRASNSFMYTNDDQPIDLTKYKHSKTNPSLSLQSSTPVPQKHALSDIADMVKVLPKATTPKPSMPSRVPIMKLETDVRRFEDVSSEMYSIHKRKGRQSNWNPQHLLILQAQFASSLFLTSEGKYLLSDLGPQERMHISKFTGLSMTTISHWLANVKYQLRKTGGTKFLKNMDTGYPVFYCNDCASQFRTPSAFISHLEIHLGFLIKDMNKLPIEHPTKVTEPELSKALNVRPTDSQITEEETDSKFKCKLCSRTFASNHAVKLHLSKTHSKSPENHSQFVEMDKE; this comes from the coding sequence CATATGAGCCGGATGATGATGTCAGCGCCCAGGATTCGATCACCGGAGAGGAGGGCGACAATGACATGCAGTCAGAGGAGGAGAATTCTGAGAAGCCCACATCCAAGGACAAAGACGACAAAGAGACCGACAATAAAAGCAGCTACAGCTTCCAGAACTCTCCAGTCAGTGTCCTGTCCAACCAGGAGGTCGAGCTGGAATCCCGTCTGAGTGATGGCAGCGAAAGactgtctgactttaaaacctCACCACCAGGAAGTCAGAAGGACACAGAGAGCAACAGCTTGAAACTGAAGGATGACATGCACAGTAGCCTGGAGAAAATGAGGGCTGCCTATGCCAACTTCCTGTCAGACTCCTATTGGTCCAAAATTGGACTGGATTTGAAGGTTGGGAACACCGGTAGCAAAAAAAACTGTGACAGCACCAACGGGAGCACCAAGAATGAGTTTGACTGGCACCAGGACGCACTTTCCAAAACCCTGCACCAAACGTTGTCCCCGAAACCCATGTCAAAGCCTAATCTATTCAGCTCTGTCCATCTGTACCGACAAAACAGCAAACCGTGCGGCACGGTCTTTACCGGGGCCAGTCGCTTCCGCTGCAAAGATTGCAGCGCAGCCTACGATACTCTGGTGGAGTTGACGGTACATATGAACAAGAGTGGCCACTACCAAGATAACAACCACAAAAAGCAAAGCATTGCCTCCACTTCGTCGTCCAAGAACAGGAAGAGGAACCTTCAAGACATGGAGGGCAAGGAGGACGCACAGAAAGTGCTCAAGTGCATGTTCTGTGGCCACTCTTTTGATTCCCTGCAAGATCTGAGCGTACACATGATCAAAACAAAGCATTACCAGAAAGTGCCTTTGAAAGAACCCATTCCAATAATCACGCCCAAATTAGTCCCACCAGCCAAGAGACGTGGATTCGAAGCCACAAGGCCTTGTTCCCCTGACTCCACCACAGGGGTCCCGGGTTACAGCGAGGCCCAACGATCCTCTGGTCCCACCAATGCTCCCAACAACCGCTACGGCTATCAAAACGGTGCTAGTTACACGTGGCAGTTCGAAACTTGCAAGTCTCAGATCCTGAAGTGCATGGAATGCGGAAGCTCGCATGATACGCTACAACAGCTCACCACTCACATGATGGTCACCGGCCATTTCATTAAAGTCACGAATTCGGCTTCCAAGAAGGGCAAACAGCTAGCCCTAGATCCTCTGGCAGTAGAGAAAATGCAGACGTTAGCTGAACCAACACTGAATGATCTCGAAGGAGAAAAGGTGTCTCCGAAGAGCACCGCATCTGGAGACTCTGAGAGAGGCACTCCAAGAGAAACGTCACCTGAGAAAACTGAAAAACATGGAGACAAGCATGATAAGCAAGATGAGGAGGATCGGAAGTCAACTGACGGCGGTTTCAAGTATCCGTATTTGAGAGAAGAGGACCTCGAGCAGGGATCCAGCGGAGGGGGGGACATTCTCAAGTCTTTAGCAAACACGGTAGCTTCTGCGATTAATAAAGCTCAAACAGGGACCCCCAGCTGGAGCGCTTACCCTAGTATTCATGCAGCATACCAGCTCTCTGGGGTGATTAAGTCCACCTCATTCTGCTCTTCTCCTCCCATTCAACTGAAGCAAAGTCTCAACCACAAACACAGAGCCATCGCTCCCAAGGGGAAGTTCTATCAGGGACTTCATGCACTTGAAAGTTTCCAGAGTCATCACAATTCGGACATCAAAAAGGAGAGGAGCGGTGCATCCGAAGGCAAAGAGAGCGAGAGCACTAGGTTTGATCTGGCGGAGAATGACGACAGTGATTGTCAGGACGACTCCTCTTCCTCTTCAAAGCTGGATGCAGACTGTGTAAGTGAAGAGAATGACACAATCAAAGGAAAGTTGAGCCCAGCTTTCTCTGACAGAGGGAACCAGTCGCCCAGCCCCCCTGCCAGCAATGGGCACAGCAGTTCCTCTGAGCTTGTCAGCGACTCCCAGGAAGTCCTTAGCATAAACCCTCTCAGCGCACTACAGTCTGTCTTAAACAATCATTTGGGTAAAGCAAACAAGCCCAGGCCGGAAAGCATTTTTTCCCATCGCACACAATCTATATTTTCTAAACTGAGTAGAGGTTTAGACAAACCGAGATCTGCACTCTCAACAGCAGCTTCCATCAGGGCCAGCAATAGTTTCATGTACACAAATGATGACCAGCCGATAGACctgacaaaatacaaacacagtAAAACCAACCCATCGCTCTCATTGCAGTCCTCCACTCCCGTGCCCCAGAAACACGCACTCTCTGACATTGCAGATATGGTGAAGGTTCTTCCAAAAGCCACCACGCCAAAGCCCTCGATGCCGTCGAGGGTGCCCATCATGAAGCTAGAGACCGACGTGCGACGTTTCGAAGACGTGTCCAGCGAGATGTACTCCATCCACAAGCGCAAAGGTCGACAGTCCAACTGGAATCCTCAGCATCTGCTCATCCTTCAAGCTCAGTTTGCCTCCAGCCTTTTTCTGACATCTGAGGGCAAGTATCTCCTCTCAGATCTGGGTCCTCAGGAGAGGATGCACATCTCAAAGTTCACAGGGCTTTCCATGACCACCATCAGCCACTGGCTAGCCAACGTAAAGTACCAACTTAGAAAAACAGGGGGGACCAAATTTTTAAAGAACATGGACACCGGCTATCCGGTCTTCTACTGCAATGACTGCGCTTCGCAATTCAGAACGCCCTCCGCGTTTATATCCCACCTTGAGATCCACCTCGGATTTCTGATCAAGGACATGAACAAACTGCCCATAGAGCACCCGACTAAAGTTACAGAACCTGAACTTTCAAAGGCTCTCAATGTCCGGCCGACTGACTCGCAGATCACGGAGGAGGAAACTGACTCCAAGTTCAAATGCAAGCTTTGCAGTCGGACATTTGCCAGCAATCACGCAGTCAAACTTCACTTGAGTAAAACTCACAGTAAATCCCCCGAGAATCATTCTCAGTTTGTTGAAATGGACAAAGAGTAG
- the LOC130545026 gene encoding teashirt homolog 2 isoform X2: MQSEEENSEKPTSKDKDDKETDNKSSYSFQNSPVSVLSNQEVELESRLSDGSERLSDFKTSPPGSQKDTESNSLKLKDDMHSSLEKMRAAYANFLSDSYWSKIGLDLKVGNTGSKKNCDSTNGSTKNEFDWHQDALSKTLHQTLSPKPMSKPNLFSSVHLYRQNSKPCGTVFTGASRFRCKDCSAAYDTLVELTVHMNKSGHYQDNNHKKQSIASTSSSKNRKRNLQDMEGKEDAQKVLKCMFCGHSFDSLQDLSVHMIKTKHYQKVPLKEPIPIITPKLVPPAKRRGFEATRPCSPDSTTGVPGYSEAQRSSGPTNAPNNRYGYQNGASYTWQFETCKSQILKCMECGSSHDTLQQLTTHMMVTGHFIKVTNSASKKGKQLALDPLAVEKMQTLAEPTLNDLEGEKVSPKSTASGDSERGTPRETSPEKTEKHGDKHDKQDEEDRKSTDGGFKYPYLREEDLEQGSSGGGDILKSLANTVASAINKAQTGTPSWSAYPSIHAAYQLSGVIKSTSFCSSPPIQLKQSLNHKHRAIAPKGKFYQGLHALESFQSHHNSDIKKERSGASEGKESESTRFDLAENDDSDCQDDSSSSSKLDADCVSEENDTIKGKLSPAFSDRGNQSPSPPASNGHSSSSELVSDSQEVLSINPLSALQSVLNNHLGKANKPRPESIFSHRTQSIFSKLSRGLDKPRSALSTAASIRASNSFMYTNDDQPIDLTKYKHSKTNPSLSLQSSTPVPQKHALSDIADMVKVLPKATTPKPSMPSRVPIMKLETDVRRFEDVSSEMYSIHKRKGRQSNWNPQHLLILQAQFASSLFLTSEGKYLLSDLGPQERMHISKFTGLSMTTISHWLANVKYQLRKTGGTKFLKNMDTGYPVFYCNDCASQFRTPSAFISHLEIHLGFLIKDMNKLPIEHPTKVTEPELSKALNVRPTDSQITEEETDSKFKCKLCSRTFASNHAVKLHLSKTHSKSPENHSQFVEMDKE; encoded by the coding sequence ATGCAGTCAGAGGAGGAGAATTCTGAGAAGCCCACATCCAAGGACAAAGACGACAAAGAGACCGACAATAAAAGCAGCTACAGCTTCCAGAACTCTCCAGTCAGTGTCCTGTCCAACCAGGAGGTCGAGCTGGAATCCCGTCTGAGTGATGGCAGCGAAAGactgtctgactttaaaacctCACCACCAGGAAGTCAGAAGGACACAGAGAGCAACAGCTTGAAACTGAAGGATGACATGCACAGTAGCCTGGAGAAAATGAGGGCTGCCTATGCCAACTTCCTGTCAGACTCCTATTGGTCCAAAATTGGACTGGATTTGAAGGTTGGGAACACCGGTAGCAAAAAAAACTGTGACAGCACCAACGGGAGCACCAAGAATGAGTTTGACTGGCACCAGGACGCACTTTCCAAAACCCTGCACCAAACGTTGTCCCCGAAACCCATGTCAAAGCCTAATCTATTCAGCTCTGTCCATCTGTACCGACAAAACAGCAAACCGTGCGGCACGGTCTTTACCGGGGCCAGTCGCTTCCGCTGCAAAGATTGCAGCGCAGCCTACGATACTCTGGTGGAGTTGACGGTACATATGAACAAGAGTGGCCACTACCAAGATAACAACCACAAAAAGCAAAGCATTGCCTCCACTTCGTCGTCCAAGAACAGGAAGAGGAACCTTCAAGACATGGAGGGCAAGGAGGACGCACAGAAAGTGCTCAAGTGCATGTTCTGTGGCCACTCTTTTGATTCCCTGCAAGATCTGAGCGTACACATGATCAAAACAAAGCATTACCAGAAAGTGCCTTTGAAAGAACCCATTCCAATAATCACGCCCAAATTAGTCCCACCAGCCAAGAGACGTGGATTCGAAGCCACAAGGCCTTGTTCCCCTGACTCCACCACAGGGGTCCCGGGTTACAGCGAGGCCCAACGATCCTCTGGTCCCACCAATGCTCCCAACAACCGCTACGGCTATCAAAACGGTGCTAGTTACACGTGGCAGTTCGAAACTTGCAAGTCTCAGATCCTGAAGTGCATGGAATGCGGAAGCTCGCATGATACGCTACAACAGCTCACCACTCACATGATGGTCACCGGCCATTTCATTAAAGTCACGAATTCGGCTTCCAAGAAGGGCAAACAGCTAGCCCTAGATCCTCTGGCAGTAGAGAAAATGCAGACGTTAGCTGAACCAACACTGAATGATCTCGAAGGAGAAAAGGTGTCTCCGAAGAGCACCGCATCTGGAGACTCTGAGAGAGGCACTCCAAGAGAAACGTCACCTGAGAAAACTGAAAAACATGGAGACAAGCATGATAAGCAAGATGAGGAGGATCGGAAGTCAACTGACGGCGGTTTCAAGTATCCGTATTTGAGAGAAGAGGACCTCGAGCAGGGATCCAGCGGAGGGGGGGACATTCTCAAGTCTTTAGCAAACACGGTAGCTTCTGCGATTAATAAAGCTCAAACAGGGACCCCCAGCTGGAGCGCTTACCCTAGTATTCATGCAGCATACCAGCTCTCTGGGGTGATTAAGTCCACCTCATTCTGCTCTTCTCCTCCCATTCAACTGAAGCAAAGTCTCAACCACAAACACAGAGCCATCGCTCCCAAGGGGAAGTTCTATCAGGGACTTCATGCACTTGAAAGTTTCCAGAGTCATCACAATTCGGACATCAAAAAGGAGAGGAGCGGTGCATCCGAAGGCAAAGAGAGCGAGAGCACTAGGTTTGATCTGGCGGAGAATGACGACAGTGATTGTCAGGACGACTCCTCTTCCTCTTCAAAGCTGGATGCAGACTGTGTAAGTGAAGAGAATGACACAATCAAAGGAAAGTTGAGCCCAGCTTTCTCTGACAGAGGGAACCAGTCGCCCAGCCCCCCTGCCAGCAATGGGCACAGCAGTTCCTCTGAGCTTGTCAGCGACTCCCAGGAAGTCCTTAGCATAAACCCTCTCAGCGCACTACAGTCTGTCTTAAACAATCATTTGGGTAAAGCAAACAAGCCCAGGCCGGAAAGCATTTTTTCCCATCGCACACAATCTATATTTTCTAAACTGAGTAGAGGTTTAGACAAACCGAGATCTGCACTCTCAACAGCAGCTTCCATCAGGGCCAGCAATAGTTTCATGTACACAAATGATGACCAGCCGATAGACctgacaaaatacaaacacagtAAAACCAACCCATCGCTCTCATTGCAGTCCTCCACTCCCGTGCCCCAGAAACACGCACTCTCTGACATTGCAGATATGGTGAAGGTTCTTCCAAAAGCCACCACGCCAAAGCCCTCGATGCCGTCGAGGGTGCCCATCATGAAGCTAGAGACCGACGTGCGACGTTTCGAAGACGTGTCCAGCGAGATGTACTCCATCCACAAGCGCAAAGGTCGACAGTCCAACTGGAATCCTCAGCATCTGCTCATCCTTCAAGCTCAGTTTGCCTCCAGCCTTTTTCTGACATCTGAGGGCAAGTATCTCCTCTCAGATCTGGGTCCTCAGGAGAGGATGCACATCTCAAAGTTCACAGGGCTTTCCATGACCACCATCAGCCACTGGCTAGCCAACGTAAAGTACCAACTTAGAAAAACAGGGGGGACCAAATTTTTAAAGAACATGGACACCGGCTATCCGGTCTTCTACTGCAATGACTGCGCTTCGCAATTCAGAACGCCCTCCGCGTTTATATCCCACCTTGAGATCCACCTCGGATTTCTGATCAAGGACATGAACAAACTGCCCATAGAGCACCCGACTAAAGTTACAGAACCTGAACTTTCAAAGGCTCTCAATGTCCGGCCGACTGACTCGCAGATCACGGAGGAGGAAACTGACTCCAAGTTCAAATGCAAGCTTTGCAGTCGGACATTTGCCAGCAATCACGCAGTCAAACTTCACTTGAGTAAAACTCACAGTAAATCCCCCGAGAATCATTCTCAGTTTGTTGAAATGGACAAAGAGTAG